Proteins encoded by one window of Superficieibacter sp. HKU1:
- a CDS encoding phage portal protein translates to MGAAIVTGAESPAQAGVQTGEVQMTILDDAIGLVSPAWKAARLRSRAVIRAYEAVTPTRTHKARRENRSANQLSQMGAVSLREQARHLDNNHDLVIGVFDKLEERVVGSKGIIVEPQPLLTSGRIAEKLAADIRKKWAEWSVSPEVTGQYTRPVMERLMLRTWLRDGEVFGQLVSGNAAGLEPSAGIPFWIEALEPDFVPMTSDEASGMNQGVFLNDWGRPKKYQVYKSLPVSGRQFDTKEIDAANMLHLKFTRRLHQIRGTSLLSGVLIRLSALKEYEDSELTAARIAAALGMYIKKGDGQSYEDGGTGSEADDRELNIQPGMLYDDLLPGEEIGMIKSDRPNPNLETFRNGQLRAVAAGSRVSFSSASRNYNGTYSAQRQELVESTDGYLILQDAFIAAVTRPVYRAWLKMAIASGQIVLPRGVDMDSLYNAVYAGPVMPWIDPVKEANAWKTQIRGGAATESDWVRASGRNPDDVKRRRKAEIDENHKQGLVFDTDPANDKGGTSAEATKPGEPPPESERRKK, encoded by the coding sequence GTGGGAGCGGCGATTGTCACTGGCGCTGAATCCCCGGCGCAGGCAGGGGTACAGACTGGCGAGGTTCAAATGACAATTCTTGATGATGCCATTGGTCTGGTATCACCCGCATGGAAAGCAGCCCGGCTACGTTCCCGCGCTGTTATCCGGGCTTACGAGGCGGTCACGCCAACCCGGACCCATAAAGCCCGTCGGGAAAACCGTTCCGCAAACCAGCTCAGCCAGATGGGGGCCGTGTCGCTCCGGGAGCAGGCGCGACATCTGGATAACAATCACGATCTGGTCATTGGGGTGTTCGATAAGCTGGAAGAGCGCGTGGTGGGGTCCAAAGGCATTATCGTTGAACCCCAGCCCCTGCTGACCAGTGGCCGTATTGCTGAAAAGCTTGCCGCTGACATCCGCAAAAAGTGGGCCGAATGGTCTGTGTCGCCGGAGGTGACGGGACAGTATACCCGCCCGGTCATGGAGCGCCTGATGCTTCGAACGTGGCTGCGTGATGGTGAAGTGTTCGGCCAGCTCGTCAGCGGCAATGCGGCAGGGCTTGAGCCGTCGGCAGGCATTCCCTTCTGGATAGAAGCGCTGGAGCCGGATTTCGTGCCGATGACCAGTGACGAGGCCAGCGGTATGAATCAGGGCGTCTTTCTCAATGACTGGGGCCGACCTAAAAAGTACCAGGTGTATAAAAGTCTCCCCGTCTCTGGTCGCCAGTTCGATACGAAAGAAATCGATGCAGCAAACATGCTTCACCTGAAGTTCACCCGTCGCCTGCACCAGATTCGCGGTACCTCTCTGCTTTCCGGCGTGTTGATCCGCCTGAGCGCCCTTAAAGAGTATGAAGATTCAGAGCTGACGGCTGCCCGTATTGCCGCCGCGCTGGGCATGTACATCAAAAAGGGTGACGGTCAGAGCTATGAGGATGGCGGTACCGGGAGCGAGGCAGACGATCGCGAGCTGAATATTCAGCCGGGCATGCTGTATGACGATCTCTTGCCCGGTGAAGAAATCGGCATGATTAAGTCCGATCGGCCAAACCCTAACCTTGAGACCTTTCGCAACGGCCAGCTGCGTGCGGTCGCCGCAGGCTCGCGCGTCAGTTTTTCCAGCGCGTCGCGAAACTATAACGGCACCTACAGTGCCCAGCGTCAGGAGCTGGTCGAGTCCACTGACGGTTATCTCATTCTTCAGGATGCCTTTATTGCCGCCGTCACGCGTCCCGTATACCGGGCCTGGCTGAAGATGGCAATTGCCTCCGGGCAAATTGTTCTGCCTCGCGGCGTCGATATGGACTCCCTTTATAACGCGGTCTACGCCGGGCCGGTGATGCCCTGGATTGACCCGGTTAAAGAGGCAAACGCCTGGAAAACGCAGATCCGCGGCGGGGCAGCAACGGAGTCTGACTGGGTCCGCGCCAGCGGGCGCAATCCTGATGATGTGAAGCGCCGCCGCAAGGCGGAGATTGACGAGAACCATAAACAGGGGCTGGTGTTTGACACCGACCCGGCCAATGACAAAGGAGGCACCAGTGCCGAGGCAACGAAACCGGGCGAACCGCCGCCCGAAAGCGAGCGCAGGAAAAAATAA
- a CDS encoding ClpP-like prohead protease/major capsid protein fusion protein, producing MTKEAPVPRQRNRANRRPKASAGKNNSWFRMQASADSTADIFIYDEIGYWGVTAKQFVANLKALGDVSHINLHINSPGGDVFDGIAIFNALKHHGAAITVYIDGLAASMASVIAMVGNPVIMPENTMLMIHKPWGFAGGDATDMRDYADLLDKVESVLIPAYMAKTGKAHEEIAAMLEDETWLTGEECVALGFADQVVPSLQAMACIHSKRIEEFEKMPNSIRNAVTPPRNSTQRDPQTPAQPATSPATPAPAAADENAIRAQVIAEQKERVTGINNLFAMFGGKHQELLTTCVADPECSVDQAKDQLLTALGKESTPSNKNGTAHIHAGNGNFVGDGIRQALMARAGYEDVDRDNVYNGMTLREHARMSLTERGFGVSSYNPMQMVGFALTHSTSDFGNILLDVANKALLQGWQEAEETFELWTKKGSLSDFKTAHRVGMGGFPSLRQVREGAEYKYVTTGDKGETIALATYGEIFSITRQAIINDDLNQLTDVPLKMGRAAKGTIGDLVYAILTENPKMSDGKPLFSADHKNIAAGAIDVTSLDKGRQLMRTQKEGERALNIRPAYILVPTVLETLASQTIRSASVKGADVNAGIINPVQNFAEIISEPRLDDKDAAAWYLAAAKGSDTIEVAYLNGVDTPYIDQQEGFTTDGVATKVRIDAGVAPLDYRGLVKSSGK from the coding sequence ATGACAAAGGAGGCACCAGTGCCGAGGCAACGAAACCGGGCGAACCGCCGCCCGAAAGCGAGCGCAGGAAAAAATAATTCCTGGTTTCGCATGCAGGCCAGTGCGGACAGCACGGCAGATATTTTTATCTATGACGAAATCGGCTACTGGGGGGTTACGGCAAAACAGTTTGTTGCCAACCTGAAAGCACTCGGTGATGTCTCCCACATTAACCTTCATATCAACTCACCCGGTGGCGACGTCTTTGATGGCATCGCCATTTTTAATGCCCTTAAACATCACGGCGCAGCCATTACCGTCTATATCGACGGGCTGGCGGCATCGATGGCATCGGTGATCGCGATGGTGGGTAATCCCGTCATCATGCCGGAAAACACCATGCTGATGATCCACAAGCCCTGGGGATTTGCCGGAGGTGACGCCACCGACATGCGCGACTATGCGGACTTACTCGATAAAGTCGAGAGCGTCCTTATCCCGGCGTATATGGCGAAAACAGGTAAGGCCCATGAAGAAATTGCCGCCATGCTGGAGGACGAAACCTGGCTTACCGGGGAAGAGTGCGTCGCGCTTGGCTTTGCCGATCAGGTTGTTCCGTCCTTACAGGCTATGGCCTGCATCCATTCTAAACGTATTGAGGAATTCGAAAAAATGCCGAACAGCATTCGTAACGCAGTGACCCCGCCGCGCAACAGCACCCAGCGCGATCCGCAGACCCCGGCTCAACCGGCCACGTCGCCTGCCACACCTGCACCGGCGGCAGCCGATGAAAATGCCATCCGTGCGCAGGTTATCGCTGAGCAGAAAGAGCGCGTTACCGGGATCAATAATCTTTTTGCCATGTTCGGCGGTAAGCACCAGGAACTCCTGACCACCTGCGTGGCCGATCCTGAGTGCTCAGTTGATCAGGCCAAGGATCAGTTACTGACTGCGCTGGGCAAAGAGTCCACCCCATCCAACAAAAACGGCACCGCACACATTCACGCCGGAAACGGTAACTTTGTCGGGGACGGGATCCGTCAGGCGCTGATGGCGCGTGCAGGCTATGAAGATGTCGATCGCGACAACGTTTATAACGGCATGACGCTTCGTGAACATGCCCGTATGTCCCTGACTGAGCGCGGCTTCGGGGTATCCAGCTATAACCCGATGCAGATGGTCGGCTTCGCGCTGACGCACAGTACCTCTGATTTTGGCAATATCCTGCTTGATGTGGCTAATAAGGCACTTTTGCAGGGCTGGCAGGAGGCTGAAGAGACGTTTGAACTCTGGACCAAGAAAGGCAGCCTGAGCGACTTTAAAACGGCGCATCGTGTTGGTATGGGCGGCTTCCCGTCCCTGCGTCAGGTACGTGAAGGCGCGGAATACAAATACGTCACCACCGGTGATAAAGGCGAAACCATTGCGCTGGCAACGTACGGCGAAATCTTCTCTATCACCCGCCAGGCCATCATCAATGATGACCTGAACCAGCTGACGGATGTTCCGCTGAAAATGGGCCGTGCGGCAAAAGGGACCATCGGCGATCTGGTGTATGCCATCCTTACCGAAAACCCGAAAATGTCCGACGGTAAACCGTTGTTCAGCGCCGATCACAAGAACATCGCCGCAGGGGCAATTGATGTCACCAGCCTGGATAAAGGCCGCCAGCTGATGCGCACGCAGAAAGAAGGTGAGCGCGCCCTGAACATTCGCCCGGCTTATATTCTGGTACCGACAGTCCTCGAAACCCTCGCCAGCCAGACCATTCGCTCTGCCAGCGTGAAAGGGGCTGATGTAAACGCGGGGATCATTAACCCGGTGCAGAATTTTGCGGAGATCATTTCCGAGCCACGTCTTGATGACAAGGATGCCGCCGCCTGGTACCTCGCCGCCGCCAAAGGGTCTGACACCATCGAAGTGGCTTACCTGAACGGTGTCGATACGCCTTACATCGACCAGCAGGAAGGCTTTACCACTGATGGCGTGGCGACCAAAGTGCGTATCGATGCCGGCGTGGCCCCGCTGGATTATCGCGGTCTGGTTAAGTCCAGCGGTAAATAA
- a CDS encoding capsid cement protein, which translates to MKNYLQDGNTIAIINKTAATILSGDPVAVGDLLAVAIVDIPKDETGDGRTTGVVILPKLAADDIAQGKSVFLKGGKIQLDAAGATPAGKAWEAAGANTTTVAVRLNG; encoded by the coding sequence ATGAAAAATTATCTTCAGGACGGCAACACCATCGCCATTATCAATAAAACGGCGGCCACCATCCTCAGCGGCGATCCGGTTGCTGTCGGTGATCTGCTGGCCGTCGCTATTGTTGATATCCCCAAAGATGAAACCGGGGACGGGCGCACCACGGGTGTCGTGATCCTGCCAAAACTCGCCGCTGATGACATTGCCCAGGGTAAAAGCGTTTTCCTTAAAGGGGGCAAAATCCAGCTCGACGCGGCTGGCGCCACCCCGGCAGGAAAAGCATGGGAAGCTGCGGGCGCAAACACCACGACGGTTGCGGTTCGTCTGAATGGCTAA
- a CDS encoding ATP-binding protein, with amino-acid sequence MANPFERMAARMDVATVRLMGGTVTVNGAAYSAIESQFLSEMGPVVGDGLSLVVFDESYRPRRNDEVVWKGVEYKVTRHQPFNGKPQIWIE; translated from the coding sequence ATGGCTAACCCGTTTGAAAGAATGGCGGCGCGAATGGACGTGGCGACTGTACGTCTGATGGGCGGCACCGTTACTGTTAATGGTGCCGCTTACAGTGCCATCGAAAGCCAGTTTCTTTCAGAGATGGGTCCGGTAGTGGGCGACGGGCTGTCGCTGGTGGTGTTTGACGAGAGCTACCGCCCGCGCCGGAACGATGAGGTTGTCTGGAAGGGTGTGGAGTACAAAGTGACCCGACACCAGCCTTTTAACGGCAAACCTCAAATCTGGATTGAGTAA
- a CDS encoding phage tail protein, with protein sequence MSIKGLEQAIDNLNGISKTAVPRASAQAVNRVAGRAVSRSVRVVAKDTRVPQKLVRQRARIRKATSRKPRALIRVNRGNLPAIKLGVASVKLSRRKRDKYGVRSVLAVGRFRFPGAFIQQLKNGRWHILRRTTKSRYPIEVVSIPLAVPLTDAFRQELPVVVDSDMPKELRASLKNQLRLILKR encoded by the coding sequence ATGTCCATCAAAGGACTGGAGCAGGCTATCGATAACCTGAATGGTATCAGTAAGACCGCCGTGCCGCGCGCGTCCGCGCAGGCAGTTAACCGTGTGGCAGGGCGGGCAGTCAGCCGGAGTGTTCGGGTGGTGGCGAAAGATACCCGCGTGCCACAAAAGCTGGTACGCCAGCGCGCGCGCATCCGTAAAGCCACTTCCCGAAAGCCCCGGGCGCTTATCCGCGTTAACCGCGGCAATCTTCCGGCGATTAAGCTCGGCGTTGCTTCTGTGAAGTTGTCACGGCGCAAACGCGATAAATATGGTGTCAGGAGCGTACTGGCCGTCGGGCGCTTTCGCTTTCCGGGGGCGTTTATCCAGCAACTGAAGAACGGGCGCTGGCACATTCTCAGGCGGACCACAAAATCACGTTACCCGATTGAAGTGGTCAGCATCCCGCTTGCGGTACCGCTAACTGACGCATTCCGGCAGGAGCTGCCCGTAGTTGTGGACAGCGATATGCCGAAAGAGCTTCGGGCATCCCTTAAAAACCAGCTCAGGCTAATCCTTAAACGATGA
- the gpU gene encoding phage tail terminator protein, with translation MKNSLIRAAVLSALKRGITDPVVWFDGRPGFIDPEDLPAVAVYLTDARSSDTSAIDEDLWDAVLHIEVFLKSSETDSALDDWMEGKVYPVLQSVPELSPLIETMTVLGYEYQRDDEAMTWGSADITYSVSYIM, from the coding sequence ATGAAAAATTCCCTCATTCGCGCTGCCGTGCTGTCTGCGCTTAAACGTGGCATTACAGATCCGGTCGTCTGGTTCGACGGGCGGCCAGGATTTATTGATCCGGAGGATTTACCTGCCGTGGCCGTGTATCTGACTGATGCCAGATCGTCAGATACCAGCGCCATTGACGAAGATTTGTGGGACGCCGTCCTGCATATCGAGGTCTTTCTTAAATCATCTGAAACCGATTCGGCTCTCGATGACTGGATGGAGGGGAAAGTTTACCCCGTGCTTCAGTCCGTTCCTGAGTTGTCACCCCTCATCGAAACCATGACCGTACTGGGCTATGAATACCAGCGCGACGACGAAGCGATGACGTGGGGATCGGCAGATATCACTTACTCTGTCAGCTATATCATGTGA
- a CDS encoding phage tail protein, with translation MAAPNPLAPVKGAGTTLWIYTGSGNAFTNPLADIDWTRLAKVKELQPGELTAESFDDTYIDDEDADWGATGQGQKSAGDSTITLGWMPGDSGQKELVKWFNDGTVRAYKIKYPNGTVDVFRGWVSSLGKAITSKEMITRTVKVTNNGKPLQAEDNGAATIAVTGVTLDKATASVAVGATVTFNVTVQPASASDKSFRAATSAPSKATATINGTVVTVTGIAAGAADIIIMTNDGQFVAVCKVTVTAA, from the coding sequence ATGGCAGCACCAAACCCCCTGGCACCTGTAAAGGGTGCCGGTACCACGCTCTGGATCTATACCGGCAGCGGCAATGCGTTTACAAATCCGCTGGCGGATATCGACTGGACGCGTCTGGCGAAAGTCAAAGAGCTTCAGCCCGGCGAACTGACGGCAGAATCTTTTGATGACACCTACATCGATGATGAAGATGCTGACTGGGGCGCGACCGGGCAGGGCCAGAAATCCGCAGGGGACAGCACTATCACCCTTGGCTGGATGCCCGGCGACTCCGGTCAGAAAGAACTGGTTAAATGGTTCAATGACGGTACCGTCCGGGCTTACAAAATCAAATACCCCAACGGCACTGTTGATGTCTTTCGCGGGTGGGTGAGCAGCCTGGGTAAGGCTATTACCAGTAAAGAGATGATCACCCGTACCGTCAAAGTGACCAACAACGGTAAGCCGCTACAGGCTGAAGATAACGGCGCGGCAACCATTGCCGTCACCGGCGTTACGCTCGATAAAGCTACTGCGAGCGTGGCCGTCGGGGCTACCGTAACGTTTAACGTCACCGTTCAGCCCGCCAGCGCCTCGGATAAATCGTTCCGTGCAGCCACGTCCGCCCCGTCAAAAGCGACGGCCACCATCAATGGCACTGTCGTTACCGTCACCGGCATCGCGGCGGGGGCTGCGGATATTATCATCATGACTAACGACGGCCAGTTTGTTGCCGTGTGCAAAGTCACCGTTACCGCAGCATAA
- a CDS encoding phage minor tail protein G gives MFLKKDTFTFNDESLTLSELSALQRIEFLDYLAKEEKAAKSSGDEMDEQQMTARLVGMSIRAGAWLVAQSLWHSDPAGPDASELHQQVLSTWPADAIGQAEMMVKTLSGMLPPVAEDSGGETEEEEGTEAEQLSAEKPSPVS, from the coding sequence ATGTTTCTCAAGAAAGACACGTTTACCTTTAACGATGAATCCCTGACGCTCAGCGAGCTTTCTGCCCTTCAGCGTATTGAATTTCTAGACTACCTGGCAAAAGAGGAAAAGGCCGCTAAGTCATCGGGTGACGAGATGGATGAGCAGCAGATGACGGCCCGGCTGGTGGGCATGAGCATCCGGGCGGGTGCCTGGCTGGTTGCGCAGTCTCTCTGGCACAGCGATCCTGCCGGACCGGATGCCAGTGAACTGCATCAGCAGGTGCTCAGCACCTGGCCCGCCGACGCCATCGGCCAGGCTGAAATGATGGTGAAGACGTTATCGGGCATGCTGCCCCCGGTCGCGGAAGACAGCGGCGGGGAGACAGAAGAAGAAGAGGGTACTGAAGCGGAGCAGCTGTCTGCGGAAAAGCCTTCTCCAGTGAGCTGA
- a CDS encoding phage tail protein, translating to MAIEHFGWRIQAASQPTTGSKDVVRKAQFGDGYAQVSGSGINDETLTYDFSFTGRPDTALEIHAFLRRHKTKAFSFTPPFGELALWRVEPDSLKKSARGKTLLTITATFEQAFAP from the coding sequence ATGGCGATTGAGCATTTCGGCTGGCGCATTCAGGCGGCCAGCCAGCCCACCACCGGCAGTAAGGATGTGGTGAGAAAGGCGCAGTTCGGTGACGGCTATGCGCAGGTGTCCGGCTCCGGTATTAACGATGAAACACTGACCTATGATTTCTCGTTTACCGGACGGCCGGACACCGCGCTTGAGATACATGCTTTTCTGCGACGTCACAAAACGAAAGCATTCTCTTTTACGCCACCATTCGGCGAGCTGGCGCTCTGGCGTGTTGAACCCGACAGCCTGAAAAAATCAGCGAGAGGCAAAACGCTTCTCACCATCACCGCAACTTTTGAACAGGCATTTGCACCATGA
- a CDS encoding phage minor tail protein L, which produces MSLNSDYQKLEPGNTVRLFVVDGTAFGISDVMRFHSHNIAHTPEEIQAAGGDEKKLPAKSVWWQGEEYKAWPCQIEGIEASTSGASAQPKLTVANLDSSITALCLAYDDLLQAKVTIRDTLAAYLDARNFPDGNPSADPTQEKTQVWYIDAKNSETNETVEFTLSSPMDLQGLMIPTRQLHSLCTWCIRNKYRTGDGCDYAGTRYFDKNNKPVDDPSRDECNGTLTACKLRFGENNELPFGGFPGTSLIRS; this is translated from the coding sequence ATGAGTTTAAACAGTGATTATCAGAAGCTGGAGCCGGGCAATACTGTCCGGCTTTTTGTTGTTGACGGTACCGCGTTTGGCATCAGCGACGTGATGCGTTTTCATTCGCATAATATTGCGCACACGCCGGAAGAAATTCAGGCTGCTGGCGGCGATGAGAAAAAGCTTCCGGCTAAATCTGTCTGGTGGCAGGGGGAGGAATACAAAGCGTGGCCCTGTCAGATTGAGGGAATAGAGGCGTCAACCAGTGGGGCCAGTGCCCAGCCTAAACTGACGGTCGCTAATCTGGACAGCTCAATCACGGCTCTTTGCCTGGCGTATGACGATCTGTTGCAGGCGAAAGTCACCATCCGCGACACCCTCGCCGCCTACCTCGACGCGCGAAACTTCCCTGATGGCAATCCATCAGCCGATCCGACGCAGGAGAAAACGCAGGTCTGGTATATCGATGCGAAGAACAGCGAAACAAATGAAACAGTAGAATTTACGCTGTCCAGCCCGATGGATCTGCAGGGGCTGATGATCCCGACGCGGCAGCTACACTCGCTTTGTACCTGGTGCATTCGTAATAAGTACCGCACCGGCGACGGCTGTGATTATGCCGGGACCCGCTACTTCGACAAAAATAATAAGCCTGTCGACGATCCGTCGCGCGATGAGTGCAACGGCACGCTGACCGCCTGCAAACTTCGCTTCGGGGAAAATAACGAGCTGCCTTTTGGTGGCTTTCCTGGCACGTCATTAATCAGGAGCTGA
- a CDS encoding C40 family peptidase has protein sequence MREKTLAAIMAHAELEYPRECCGVVAQKSRVERYFPCRNLAVDPEEHFHLSAEDYAAAEDWGAVTAIVHSHPDATTQPSELDKAQCDATLLPLHIVSWPDGDLRTIQPRGELPLLERPFVLGHFDCWGLVMSYYRQTYGIELRDYRVDYPWWEDQYADNFYQDCWYECGFREFTGNPQPGDLIIMQVQSAKWNHAGIMLEGNMMMHHLYGMLSNRVPYGGYWQERTMKVLRYKTLC, from the coding sequence ATGCGCGAGAAAACCCTGGCGGCCATTATGGCGCATGCGGAACTGGAATACCCGCGCGAGTGCTGCGGCGTGGTGGCGCAAAAAAGCCGCGTCGAGCGTTACTTTCCCTGCCGCAATCTGGCCGTTGACCCTGAGGAACACTTTCACCTTTCTGCGGAAGATTATGCTGCTGCCGAAGACTGGGGCGCAGTCACCGCCATCGTGCACAGCCATCCCGACGCCACGACGCAGCCGAGCGAACTGGACAAAGCGCAGTGTGACGCCACGCTTTTACCCTTGCATATCGTGAGCTGGCCGGACGGCGATTTACGGACCATTCAGCCGCGGGGTGAACTGCCCCTGCTGGAGCGCCCTTTCGTGCTCGGTCATTTTGACTGCTGGGGTCTGGTGATGAGCTACTATCGCCAGACCTATGGCATCGAACTGCGCGATTACCGTGTGGATTATCCGTGGTGGGAAGACCAGTACGCGGATAATTTTTATCAGGACTGCTGGTATGAATGCGGCTTCCGGGAGTTCACCGGCAACCCGCAGCCGGGAGATCTGATCATCATGCAGGTGCAGTCGGCTAAATGGAACCACGCGGGGATCATGCTGGAAGGCAACATGATGATGCACCACCTTTACGGCATGCTGAGTAACCGGGTGCCTTACGGTGGATACTGGCAAGAACGCACTATGAAGGTGCTTAGATATAAGACACTGTGCTAA